A single genomic interval of Bradyrhizobium sp. AZCC 1693 harbors:
- the rpsJ gene encoding 30S ribosomal protein S10, which yields MNGQNIRIRLKAFDHRILDTSTREIVNTAKRTGAQVRGPIPLPTRIEKFTVNRSPHVDKKSREQFEMRTHKRLLDIVDPTPQTVDALMKLDLAAGVDVEIKL from the coding sequence ATGAACGGCCAAAATATTCGCATCCGTCTCAAGGCGTTCGACCATCGTATCCTCGATACGTCGACCCGCGAGATCGTGAACACGGCGAAACGTACCGGTGCCCAGGTTCGCGGACCCATTCCGCTGCCCACCCGCATCGAGAAGTTCACCGTCAACCGTTCACCGCACGTCGACAAGAAGAGCCGCGAGCAATTCGAGATGCGCACCCACAAGCGCCTTCTCGACATCGTCGATCCGACCCCGCAGACCGTCGATGCTCTCATGAAGCTCGATCTGGCCGCCGGTGTCGACGTCGAGATCAAGCTCTAA
- a CDS encoding FAD-dependent oxidoreductase, whose protein sequence is MKYTDIAIIGGGLAGSTAAAMLGRAGIPTVLIDPHQVYPFDFRVEKISGDEQIDRFYQTGIADSVLRSATHDGENWIARFGYLLDKKPSRQYGIMYDALIGAVRAEIAAPAELIYAKATDVSTSAERQKLTLSNGEIISARLVVLANGLSVGLRRSLGIERQVLSVSHSISIGFDLVPVGRPAFEFPALTYFSEGVRERVAYVTLFPIGSRMRANLFVYREVDDPWLREMRRRPVETMNAVLPRLRRITGEFSVAGDVKIRPADLYVSTGYRQAGIVLVGDAFAATCPVTGTGTDKVFTDVARLCNVHIPAWLATEGMGADKIASFYNDPVKQACDAWSMAKAISFRKVTIENGLYWRAQRWARFLAWFGEGALRRMRNRVSAGSSRRAHSSSSSSSSSSLSSSA, encoded by the coding sequence ATGAAATATACCGACATCGCGATCATCGGCGGCGGCCTTGCCGGCTCGACCGCGGCCGCCATGCTCGGACGCGCGGGGATTCCAACTGTCCTGATCGATCCGCATCAGGTCTATCCGTTCGACTTCCGCGTCGAAAAAATCAGCGGCGACGAGCAGATCGACCGCTTTTACCAGACCGGAATCGCCGATTCGGTGCTCCGCTCGGCCACCCATGACGGCGAAAACTGGATCGCGCGATTCGGCTACCTGCTCGACAAGAAGCCGAGCCGCCAATACGGCATCATGTATGACGCGCTGATCGGCGCGGTCCGGGCGGAAATCGCAGCCCCCGCCGAACTCATCTACGCCAAGGCGACCGATGTCTCGACCAGCGCGGAGCGGCAAAAGCTCACGCTGTCCAACGGCGAAATAATCTCGGCGCGGCTGGTGGTGCTGGCCAATGGACTGAGTGTCGGGCTGCGCCGCAGTCTCGGCATCGAGCGCCAGGTCCTCAGCGTCAGCCATTCCATCTCGATCGGATTTGACCTGGTGCCGGTCGGCCGCCCGGCCTTCGAATTTCCTGCGCTTACCTATTTTTCGGAAGGGGTAAGGGAGCGCGTCGCCTATGTGACGCTCTTCCCCATCGGAAGCCGGATGCGGGCCAACCTTTTCGTCTACCGCGAGGTCGACGACCCCTGGCTGCGCGAGATGCGCCGCAGGCCGGTCGAGACCATGAATGCTGTGCTGCCCAGGCTGCGCCGCATCACCGGCGAATTCAGCGTTGCCGGCGACGTCAAGATCAGGCCCGCCGATCTCTATGTCTCGACCGGCTATCGCCAAGCGGGCATCGTTCTGGTCGGCGACGCCTTTGCGGCCACCTGCCCGGTTACCGGCACCGGCACCGACAAGGTGTTCACCGACGTCGCCCGGCTCTGCAACGTCCATATCCCGGCCTGGCTTGCGACCGAGGGCATGGGCGCGGACAAGATCGCCTCCTTTTACAACGATCCGGTCAAGCAGGCCTGCGATGCCTGGTCGATGGCCAAAGCCATCAGCTTCCGCAAGGTCACGATCGAGAACGGGCTATACTGGCGTGCCCAGCGCTGGGCACGCTTCCTGGCGTGGTTCGGCGAAGGCGCCTTGCGACGGATGCGCAACCGCGTCAGCGCGGGATCAAGCCGCCGCGCTCACTCCTCGTCGTCCTCATCATCGTCGTCTTCATTGTCGTCGTCAGCCTGA
- a CDS encoding ABC transporter ATP-binding protein, which translates to MAPKPPSSDDQNPAPADDPELTKKLVLDAVAPLSGGKGAGAPPDDDKDDEKDELEFDDDDDDEDLVVFTAKEAAGAMATIYGFVKPYLGNYRKLLVFVTFGVLVETLFNVIMPLSLKFLIDDALGEEDFQALYKILGVLAAAGIITSIIAVWYERWDARLAACIIADVRTRLFEHVQNLPSSYFARTKRGEILSRFSIDLAAFEGSIKTFANSAALPFFELIAGIVLMLFLNWQLAAVALLVFPITLIGPRILTPKAVQANYEQKLNESALLGTVQENVAAQAVVKAFSLQRRTLGWFTMRNQEVRIKTASAVFLSTMVERTVTISVLLLHLVVLAIGAYLATKGQITIGTFVTFESAFWEVSYNIAHLMHFIPVSIQSAAAVRHIQELLDEPTRGADRPGAPDLPRITNDITFDRVTFAYEGSETPVLDNFSLKLGVGKRIAIVGPSGSGKSTLLNLILRLYTPDEGRVAIDGVDIRRVTRESLRSGMAVVFQENMLFNMSIRENIRLGKEGASDEEVEEAARKAEIHSYIMSLPQKYDTPVGERGDTLSGGQRQRIAIARAIIRNPSLLLLDEATSALDQTTEAAINRTLLNVAEGRTMIWSTHRLTSVVEMDEIIVISGGKAIERGSHAQLLAANGVYRKLWDDQGHTPQNAAGQADDDNEDDDDEDDEE; encoded by the coding sequence ATGGCGCCCAAGCCTCCTTCCTCGGATGATCAGAATCCCGCGCCAGCGGACGATCCTGAGCTGACGAAGAAGCTCGTGCTGGACGCTGTCGCGCCGCTTTCCGGCGGTAAGGGGGCCGGCGCGCCCCCCGACGATGACAAGGACGACGAAAAGGACGAGCTGGAGTTCGACGACGATGATGATGACGAGGACCTCGTCGTCTTCACCGCCAAGGAAGCCGCCGGCGCAATGGCCACCATCTACGGCTTCGTCAAGCCGTATCTGGGAAATTACCGGAAGCTGCTCGTCTTCGTGACCTTCGGCGTTCTCGTCGAGACGCTGTTCAACGTCATCATGCCGCTGAGCCTCAAATTCCTGATCGACGACGCGCTCGGCGAGGAGGACTTCCAGGCGCTCTACAAGATCCTCGGCGTGCTTGCGGCCGCCGGCATCATCACCTCGATCATCGCGGTCTGGTATGAGCGCTGGGATGCGCGGCTGGCGGCGTGCATCATTGCCGACGTGCGGACGCGGCTGTTCGAGCATGTCCAGAACCTGCCTTCGTCCTACTTCGCCCGGACCAAGCGCGGCGAGATCCTCTCGCGCTTCTCGATCGACCTTGCGGCCTTCGAAGGTTCGATCAAGACCTTCGCCAACAGCGCAGCGCTGCCATTTTTCGAACTGATCGCCGGCATCGTGCTGATGCTGTTCTTGAACTGGCAGCTCGCGGCGGTGGCCTTGCTGGTGTTTCCGATCACGCTGATCGGGCCGCGGATCCTGACGCCGAAGGCGGTGCAGGCGAATTACGAGCAGAAGCTCAACGAATCGGCGCTGCTCGGCACGGTGCAGGAAAACGTGGCTGCGCAGGCGGTGGTCAAGGCGTTCAGCCTGCAGCGCCGCACGCTCGGCTGGTTCACCATGCGCAACCAGGAAGTGCGCATCAAGACCGCGTCCGCCGTCTTCCTCTCCACGATGGTGGAGCGCACCGTCACCATTTCGGTATTGCTGCTGCACCTCGTGGTGCTGGCGATCGGCGCCTATCTCGCCACCAAGGGCCAGATCACCATCGGCACCTTCGTCACCTTCGAGAGCGCGTTCTGGGAGGTGTCCTACAACATCGCCCATCTGATGCATTTCATTCCGGTGTCGATCCAATCGGCAGCGGCGGTGCGGCACATCCAGGAACTGCTGGATGAGCCGACGCGCGGCGCCGATCGGCCGGGCGCGCCCGATTTGCCGCGCATCACCAACGACATCACTTTCGACCGCGTCACCTTCGCCTACGAGGGCAGCGAGACGCCGGTGCTCGATAATTTCAGCCTCAAGCTCGGCGTCGGCAAGCGGATCGCGATCGTCGGTCCCAGCGGCTCGGGCAAGAGCACGCTGCTCAATCTGATCCTGCGTCTCTACACGCCGGACGAGGGGCGGGTGGCCATCGACGGCGTCGATATCCGCCGCGTGACCCGCGAATCCCTGCGCAGCGGCATGGCGGTCGTGTTCCAGGAGAACATGCTGTTCAACATGTCGATCCGGGAGAACATCCGGCTCGGCAAGGAAGGCGCCAGCGACGAGGAGGTCGAGGAAGCGGCGCGCAAGGCCGAGATCCACAGCTACATCATGAGCCTGCCGCAGAAATACGACACGCCGGTCGGCGAGCGCGGCGACACGCTGTCGGGCGGCCAGCGCCAGCGCATCGCGATCGCGCGCGCGATCATCCGCAATCCCTCGCTGCTGCTGCTCGATGAGGCGACGTCGGCGCTCGACCAGACCACGGAAGCCGCGATCAACCGCACGCTTCTGAACGTGGCGGAGGGGCGCACCATGATCTGGTCGACCCACCGCCTGACGTCGGTGGTCGAGATGGACGAGATCATCGTGATTTCAGGCGGCAAGGCGATCGAGCGCGGCTCGCATGCGCAGTTGCTCGCGGCCAACGGCGTCTATCGCAAGCTCTGGGACGACCAGGGCCACACGCCGCAGAACGCCGCCGGTCAGGCTGACGACGACAATGAAGACGACGATGATGAGGACGACGAGGAGTGA
- the rpsL gene encoding 30S ribosomal protein S12, whose product MPTINQLIAKPRAVQKSRKKVPALQQSPQKRGVCTRVYTTTPKKPNSALRKVAKVRLTNGFEVIGYIPGEGHNLQEHSVVMIRGGRVKDLPGVRYHILRGVLDTQGVKNRKQRRSKYGAKRPK is encoded by the coding sequence ATGCCGACGATCAACCAGCTGATCGCAAAACCGCGTGCGGTGCAGAAGTCACGCAAGAAGGTGCCGGCGCTGCAGCAGTCGCCGCAGAAGCGCGGTGTTTGCACGCGCGTCTACACCACGACCCCGAAGAAGCCGAACTCGGCGCTTCGTAAGGTCGCCAAGGTGCGCCTGACCAACGGCTTCGAAGTGATCGGTTACATCCCGGGTGAAGGCCATAACCTTCAGGAGCACTCGGTGGTCATGATCCGCGGCGGTCGCGTCAAGGATTTGCCCGGCGTGCGCTACCACATCCTCCGCGGCGTCCTCGATACCCAGGGCGTCAAGAACCGTAAGCAGCGTCGTTCGAAGTACGGCGCGAAGCGTCCGAAGTAA
- a CDS encoding FAD-dependent oxidoreductase encodes MLDLAIVGGGPGGLMSAWYLKKKLGDLCRVTIYEASDRVGGKIVSRKFDSAPALYEAGVAEIYDYSMTGPDPLRELIQHFGLQTIPMDAEQVHLDGELLNDVPGMRRKYGEKTAAAIEAFRKRCSDLVSPIEYYEGVGAHDNEHPWAYMTCEEVLDKEVEDATAKRFLKAMARSDIATEAHNTNGLNALKNFVMDIDGYIGLYSIQNGNEQLIECLRSEVDADIQLNHRVLKVGKTNSGRYALNMMNGKGPETRDFDLVLMCLPHSWLATMRWDGEDLRQSMVKHVAYFDRPAHYLRVSILFDEPFWGEKIRGAWFMSEAFGGCCVYNEGARHDVGKHGVLNWLIAGSDALAFANLSDQELIDAALKSLPASLGNARDHFMEGKIHRWLSSVNALPGGLPVRDVMTNHRPEPKEHPGIVVVGDYLFDSTLNGLLDSSDAATDIILTEMMRLRRTRAQQGGVSSDKIDRSYFENYRGVGPYSEVWNQFTDPAYLTDLIKIVWNRAKGYKLLVAGSASGELVGALREFGIDAWGIENNKAIHAKTPKALKKYNKLGSIVDIPFKDDEFDFVFETSLCHVAEKQVPRAVRELNRVVKTGLLFGSVTSDMAPALIDRYDLLRGVKKLGTWWEWSELFFGNGFDLSMHRRDCTDAVWAATLAANKGPGQWYADADSLRYSFFDKVESDD; translated from the coding sequence ATGTTGGATCTTGCAATCGTAGGCGGCGGCCCCGGCGGGCTGATGAGCGCCTGGTATTTGAAGAAAAAGCTCGGCGATCTCTGCCGCGTCACCATCTACGAGGCGTCCGACCGTGTCGGGGGCAAGATCGTCTCGCGGAAGTTCGATTCCGCGCCCGCGCTCTATGAGGCCGGCGTCGCCGAAATCTACGATTATTCGATGACCGGCCCGGATCCGCTGCGGGAACTGATCCAGCATTTCGGCCTGCAGACCATCCCGATGGACGCGGAGCAGGTGCACCTCGACGGCGAGTTGCTCAACGACGTGCCGGGCATGCGCCGCAAATATGGTGAGAAGACCGCGGCTGCGATCGAGGCGTTCCGCAAGCGGTGCAGCGACCTGGTTTCGCCGATCGAATATTACGAAGGCGTCGGCGCCCACGACAACGAGCACCCCTGGGCCTACATGACCTGCGAGGAAGTGCTCGACAAGGAAGTCGAGGATGCCACCGCCAAGCGCTTCCTCAAGGCGATGGCGCGCTCGGATATCGCGACCGAGGCCCACAACACCAATGGCCTGAATGCGCTGAAGAACTTCGTGATGGATATCGACGGCTATATCGGCCTGTATTCGATCCAGAACGGCAACGAGCAACTGATCGAATGCCTGCGCTCGGAAGTCGATGCCGATATCCAGCTCAACCATCGCGTGCTCAAGGTCGGCAAGACCAATTCTGGCCGCTACGCGCTCAACATGATGAACGGGAAGGGGCCGGAGACACGGGATTTCGATCTGGTGCTGATGTGCCTGCCGCATTCCTGGCTCGCCACCATGCGCTGGGATGGCGAAGACCTGCGCCAGTCGATGGTCAAGCACGTCGCCTATTTCGACCGTCCGGCGCATTATCTTCGGGTTTCGATCCTGTTCGACGAGCCGTTCTGGGGCGAGAAGATCCGCGGCGCTTGGTTCATGTCGGAAGCGTTCGGCGGCTGCTGCGTCTACAATGAGGGCGCCCGCCATGACGTCGGTAAGCACGGCGTGCTCAACTGGCTGATCGCAGGTTCCGACGCGCTGGCGTTCGCCAATCTGAGCGATCAGGAACTGATCGACGCCGCGCTCAAATCGTTGCCGGCCTCGCTCGGCAACGCCCGCGATCATTTCATGGAAGGCAAGATCCACCGCTGGCTGTCGTCGGTGAATGCGCTGCCGGGCGGCCTGCCGGTGCGCGACGTCATGACCAACCATCGGCCGGAGCCGAAAGAGCATCCGGGAATCGTCGTGGTCGGCGACTATCTGTTCGATTCGACGCTGAACGGTCTGCTCGACTCCTCCGACGCCGCCACCGATATCATTCTGACCGAGATGATGCGGTTGCGCCGCACCCGCGCACAGCAGGGCGGGGTGTCATCCGACAAGATCGACCGCAGCTATTTTGAGAATTACCGTGGCGTCGGCCCCTACAGCGAAGTCTGGAACCAGTTTACCGATCCGGCCTATCTGACCGACCTGATCAAGATCGTCTGGAACAGGGCCAAAGGCTACAAGCTGCTCGTTGCCGGTTCCGCCAGCGGCGAACTGGTCGGCGCGTTGCGCGAGTTCGGCATCGATGCCTGGGGTATCGAAAACAACAAGGCGATCCACGCCAAAACGCCGAAGGCGCTGAAAAAGTACAACAAGCTCGGCTCCATCGTCGACATACCGTTCAAGGACGACGAATTCGATTTCGTGTTCGAGACCAGCCTGTGCCACGTCGCCGAAAAGCAGGTGCCGCGGGCGGTGCGCGAACTCAACCGCGTCGTGAAGACCGGGCTGCTGTTCGGGTCGGTGACGTCGGACATGGCCCCCGCGCTGATCGACCGTTACGACCTGTTGCGCGGCGTGAAGAAGCTCGGCACCTGGTGGGAATGGTCTGAATTGTTCTTCGGCAACGGCTTCGACCTCTCGATGCACCGGCGCGACTGCACCGATGCGGTATGGGCGGCGACGCTGGCCGCCAACAAGGGGCCGGGGCAGTGGTACGCCGACGCCGACAGCCTGCGCTATTCGTTCTTCGACAAGGTCGAATCGGACGATTGA
- a CDS encoding helix-turn-helix transcriptional regulator, with protein MSDSAHFESLIDRVYEAGLIPSQWPALLGDLGAAVGGNGGFLFGVRDGYTRAVNSVEYDQLIPVFLRDGWSERDPNLPRAIARNHAGFLTDHDLFSEEEIATNDVYCNFYRKHGIGYRAGTIIPIPSGDSIAIVVSRHQDRGPVPREVVALLDGLRPHLARASLAANRLGFERARAQADALQVLGLPGAVLRGRGRVFAANGLFEALIPSLFRDRIERVTTTDVTADALLAEALGPMSLADRRIVKSIPVAATRDRVPMVLHVLPVRGSARDIFTQATALLVVTPVDRAAVPTAEVLQGLFDLTPAEARVARGIGQAETVDALADATGVNRETVRSQLKAVLSKTGLSRQQELVSLLAGKAFHGG; from the coding sequence ATGAGCGACTCGGCTCATTTTGAATCCTTAATCGATCGCGTCTACGAGGCGGGGCTCATACCTTCCCAATGGCCAGCCCTGCTTGGCGACCTCGGTGCAGCGGTCGGCGGCAATGGCGGCTTTCTGTTCGGCGTGCGGGACGGATACACACGTGCGGTCAATTCCGTCGAATATGACCAGCTCATTCCTGTTTTCCTGAGAGACGGATGGAGCGAACGCGATCCCAATCTGCCGCGCGCTATCGCCCGGAACCATGCAGGCTTCCTCACTGACCATGATCTCTTCTCGGAGGAGGAGATCGCGACCAACGACGTCTATTGCAACTTTTACCGCAAGCACGGCATTGGCTACCGGGCCGGGACGATCATTCCGATACCGAGCGGCGATTCGATCGCAATTGTCGTGTCACGGCATCAGGATCGCGGTCCGGTGCCGCGAGAGGTCGTCGCCTTGCTGGATGGGCTGCGGCCACATCTGGCGCGCGCGTCCCTTGCCGCAAATCGCCTCGGCTTCGAACGCGCCCGTGCGCAGGCTGATGCTTTGCAGGTGCTGGGCCTGCCGGGCGCTGTGCTGCGCGGGCGTGGCCGGGTGTTTGCGGCAAACGGCTTGTTCGAGGCGCTGATCCCTTCGCTGTTTCGGGATCGTATCGAGCGCGTGACGACGACGGACGTCACGGCGGACGCGCTGCTTGCGGAGGCGCTTGGTCCAATGTCACTTGCCGATCGTCGGATCGTGAAATCGATACCGGTCGCTGCGACGAGAGACCGCGTGCCGATGGTGCTGCATGTCCTCCCCGTTCGCGGTTCCGCACGCGATATCTTCACGCAGGCCACAGCGCTGCTGGTGGTGACGCCGGTCGATCGCGCTGCGGTGCCGACCGCGGAGGTTCTGCAAGGCCTGTTCGACCTGACGCCGGCGGAAGCGCGCGTGGCGCGGGGCATCGGCCAGGCTGAAACCGTTGATGCACTTGCCGACGCGACCGGCGTCAATCGGGAGACGGTGCGCAGCCAGCTCAAGGCCGTGCTGTCGAAGACCGGCCTCTCGCGCCAGCAGGAGCTTGTCAGCCTGCTCGCCGGCAAGGCGTTCCATGGTGGCTAG
- the tuf gene encoding elongation factor Tu yields the protein MAKAKFERTKPHCNIGTIGHVDHGKTSLTAAITKVLAETGGATFTAYDQIDKAPEEKARGITISTAHVEYETQNRHYAHVDCPGHADYVKNMITGAAQMDGAILVVSAADGPMPQTREHILLARQVGVPALVVFLNKCDMVDDPELLELVEMEVRELLSKYEFPGDTIPIIRGSALAALENKDPKLGHDAVLALMKAVDESIPQPARPVDQPFLMPVEDVFSISGRGTVVTGRVERGIIKVGEEIEIVGLRDTQKTIVTGVEMFRKLLDQGQAGDNIGALLRGTKREEVERGQVLCKPGSVKPHTKFKAEAYILTKEEGGRHTPFFTNYRPQFYFRTTDVTGVVHLPEGTEMVMPGDNIAMEVHLIVPIAMEEKLRFAIREGGRTVGSGVVSSIIE from the coding sequence ATGGCCAAAGCAAAGTTTGAACGTACTAAACCGCACTGCAACATCGGAACCATCGGTCACGTCGACCATGGCAAGACATCGCTGACCGCAGCGATCACCAAGGTGCTGGCTGAAACCGGCGGTGCGACGTTCACGGCGTACGACCAGATCGACAAGGCGCCGGAAGAGAAGGCGCGCGGCATCACGATCTCGACCGCCCACGTCGAATACGAAACCCAGAACCGGCACTACGCCCACGTCGACTGCCCGGGCCACGCCGACTACGTCAAGAACATGATCACCGGCGCGGCGCAGATGGACGGTGCGATCCTGGTGGTGTCGGCCGCCGACGGCCCGATGCCGCAGACCCGCGAGCACATCCTGCTTGCCCGCCAGGTCGGCGTTCCCGCGCTCGTCGTGTTCCTGAACAAGTGCGACATGGTCGACGATCCGGAACTGCTCGAACTCGTCGAAATGGAAGTCCGCGAACTGCTGTCGAAGTACGAATTCCCGGGCGACACCATTCCGATCATTCGTGGTTCTGCGCTCGCCGCCCTCGAAAACAAGGATCCGAAGCTCGGTCACGATGCCGTCCTCGCGCTGATGAAGGCCGTCGACGAGAGCATCCCGCAGCCGGCGCGCCCGGTCGACCAGCCGTTCCTGATGCCGGTGGAAGACGTGTTCTCGATCTCCGGCCGCGGTACGGTGGTGACCGGCCGTGTCGAACGCGGCATCATCAAGGTCGGCGAGGAAATCGAAATCGTAGGACTCCGCGACACCCAGAAGACCATCGTCACCGGCGTCGAAATGTTCCGCAAGCTGCTCGATCAGGGCCAGGCCGGCGACAACATCGGTGCGCTGCTTCGCGGCACCAAGCGCGAGGAAGTCGAGCGCGGCCAGGTGCTGTGCAAGCCGGGTTCGGTCAAGCCGCACACCAAGTTCAAGGCCGAGGCTTACATCCTGACCAAGGAAGAGGGCGGTCGTCATACCCCGTTCTTCACCAACTACCGGCCCCAGTTCTACTTCCGCACCACCGACGTGACCGGGGTCGTCCATCTGCCGGAAGGCACCGAGATGGTGATGCCCGGCGACAACATCGCGATGGAAGTGCACCTGATCGTGCCGATCGCGATGGAAGAAAAGCTGCGCTTCGCGATCCGCGAAGGCGGCCGCACCGTCGGTTCGGGCGTCGTTTCCAGCATCATCGAGTAG
- the fusA gene encoding elongation factor G: protein MPRVHAIENYRNFGIMAHIDAGKTTTTERILYYTGKSHKIGEVHEGAATMDWMEQEQERGITITSAATTAFWNGKRLNIIDTPGHVDFTIEVERSLRVLDGAVCVLDSNQGVEPQTETVWRQGDKYRVPRIVFANKMDKTGADFFKCLADIVDRLGAKPIAIQLPIGAENNFKGLVDLVKMQGIIWNDESLGAKFDYVDIPADLVDQAKEYREKMIEAAVELDDDAMAAYLDGKEPDEATLKRLIRKAVLTGAFYPVLCGSAFKNKGVQPLLDAVVDYLPSPVDVPAIKGTDDDGNEVVRKADDKEPLALLAFKIMDDPFVGTITFCRIYSGVLQSGTGVVNSTREKKERIGRMLLMHANNREDIKEAYAGDIVALAGLKEARTGDTLCDPDKQVILEKMEFPEPVIEIAIEPKSKADQEKLGVALAKLAAEDPSFRVSTDQESGQTILKGMGELHLDIKVDILRRTYKVDANIGAPQVAFRERVTKRAEVKYTHKKQTGGTGQFAEVSIIVEPNEPGKGYEFESKIVGGAVPKEYIPGVEKGLNSVMGSGVVAGFPVVDVKVQLVDGKYHDVDSSALAFEIASRAAFREALQKGKSVLLEPIMKVEVVTPEDYTGSVIGDLNSRRGQIQGQDMRGNANVINAMVPLMNMFGYVNNLRSMSQGRATFTMQFDHYAEAPANVSAEVQKKFA, encoded by the coding sequence ATGCCCCGCGTTCATGCCATAGAGAACTACCGCAACTTCGGTATTATGGCGCACATCGATGCCGGCAAGACCACGACCACCGAGCGCATCCTCTATTACACCGGCAAGAGCCACAAGATCGGCGAAGTGCACGAAGGTGCCGCGACGATGGACTGGATGGAGCAGGAGCAGGAGCGTGGCATCACGATCACCTCCGCTGCGACCACCGCGTTCTGGAACGGCAAGCGCCTGAACATCATCGACACCCCCGGCCACGTCGACTTCACCATTGAAGTCGAGCGTTCGCTGCGCGTGCTCGACGGCGCCGTGTGCGTGCTCGATTCGAACCAGGGCGTTGAGCCGCAGACCGAGACCGTCTGGCGCCAGGGCGACAAGTACAGGGTTCCGCGTATCGTCTTCGCCAACAAGATGGACAAGACCGGCGCGGATTTCTTCAAGTGTCTCGCCGACATCGTCGACCGCCTCGGCGCCAAGCCGATCGCGATCCAGCTTCCGATCGGCGCCGAGAACAACTTCAAGGGTCTCGTCGACCTCGTGAAGATGCAGGGCATTATCTGGAACGACGAATCGCTCGGCGCGAAGTTCGACTATGTCGATATCCCGGCCGACCTCGTCGACCAGGCCAAGGAATACCGCGAAAAGATGATCGAAGCCGCCGTCGAGCTCGACGACGACGCGATGGCCGCCTATCTCGATGGCAAGGAGCCGGATGAGGCGACGCTGAAGCGGCTGATCCGTAAAGCCGTGCTGACCGGCGCCTTCTATCCGGTGCTGTGCGGCTCGGCCTTCAAGAACAAGGGCGTGCAGCCGCTGCTCGACGCCGTCGTCGACTACCTGCCGTCGCCGGTCGACGTGCCCGCGATCAAGGGCACCGACGATGACGGCAATGAAGTGGTGCGCAAGGCCGACGACAAGGAGCCGCTGGCTCTGCTCGCGTTCAAGATCATGGACGATCCGTTCGTCGGCACTATCACCTTCTGCCGCATCTATTCGGGCGTCCTGCAGAGCGGTACCGGCGTCGTGAACTCGACCCGCGAAAAGAAAGAGCGTATCGGCCGCATGCTGCTGATGCATGCGAACAACCGCGAAGACATCAAGGAAGCCTATGCCGGCGACATCGTGGCACTGGCGGGCCTGAAGGAAGCGCGGACCGGTGACACGCTGTGCGATCCCGACAAGCAGGTCATCCTCGAAAAGATGGAATTCCCGGAGCCGGTGATCGAGATCGCGATCGAGCCGAAGTCGAAGGCCGACCAGGAAAAGCTCGGCGTCGCGCTGGCGAAGCTTGCCGCGGAAGATCCGTCGTTCCGCGTGTCGACCGACCAGGAGTCCGGCCAGACCATTCTCAAGGGCATGGGCGAACTCCATCTCGACATCAAGGTCGACATCCTCCGCCGTACCTACAAGGTCGACGCCAACATCGGCGCGCCGCAGGTGGCGTTCCGCGAGCGGGTTACCAAGCGCGCTGAAGTCAAGTACACGCACAAGAAGCAGACCGGCGGTACCGGTCAGTTCGCCGAAGTGTCGATCATCGTCGAGCCGAACGAGCCCGGCAAGGGCTACGAGTTCGAGTCGAAGATCGTCGGCGGCGCGGTGCCGAAGGAATACATCCCCGGCGTCGAAAAGGGCCTCAACAGCGTGATGGGCTCGGGCGTCGTTGCCGGCTTCCCGGTGGTGGACGTCAAGGTCCAGCTGGTCGACGGCAAGTATCACGACGTCGACTCCTCGGCGCTGGCCTTCGAAATCGCATCGCGCGCGGCATTCCGCGAAGCGCTGCAGAAGGGCAAGTCCGTTCTGCTCGAGCCGATCATGAAGGTCGAGGTGGTGACCCCGGAAGACTACACCGGTTCGGTCATCGGCGACCTGAATTCGCGGCGCGGCCAGATCCAGGGCCAGGACATGCGCGGCAACGCCAACGTCATCAACGCGATGGTGCCGCTCATGAACATGTTCGGGTACGTGAATAACCTGCGCTCGATGAGCCAGGGACGCGCGACCTTTACGATGCAATTCGATCACTACGCTGAAGCGCCGGCGAACGTGTCGGCAGAAGTCCAGAAGAAGTTTGCCTGA
- the rpsG gene encoding 30S ribosomal protein S7 produces the protein MSRRHSAEKREVNPDPKFGNIIITKFMNSIMYDGKKSAAESIVYGALAMIEAKTKQGPLPVFEQALENVMPTIEVRSRRVGGATYQVPVEVRSVRRQALGIRWIITAARDRNEKTMTERLSAELLDASNNRGNAVKKREDVHRMAEANRAFSHYRW, from the coding sequence ATGTCTCGTCGCCATTCTGCTGAAAAGCGTGAAGTGAACCCGGATCCGAAGTTCGGGAACATCATCATCACGAAGTTCATGAACTCGATCATGTACGACGGCAAGAAGTCCGCCGCCGAGAGCATCGTCTATGGCGCGCTCGCCATGATCGAAGCCAAGACCAAGCAGGGCCCGCTGCCGGTTTTCGAGCAGGCGCTCGAAAACGTCATGCCGACCATCGAAGTGCGGTCGCGCCGCGTCGGTGGCGCCACCTACCAGGTGCCGGTCGAAGTGCGCTCGGTTCGCCGCCAGGCGCTGGGCATTCGCTGGATCATCACGGCGGCCCGCGATCGCAACGAAAAGACGATGACGGAGCGGCTCTCGGCCGAACTGCTCGACGCGTCGAACAACCGGGGGAACGCCGTCAAGAAGCGTGAAGACGTGCACCGGATGGCGGAAGCCAACCGTGCCTTCTCGCATTATCGCTGGTAA